In Gambusia affinis linkage group LG06, SWU_Gaff_1.0, whole genome shotgun sequence, one DNA window encodes the following:
- the ppm1da gene encoding protein phosphatase, Mg2+/Mn2+ dependent, 1Da isoform X2, whose translation MENALLMRVSVFTDQGGRKYMEDVTEVIVEPEPGEDEPTPGEQEAGNGGAFTVSTTAVDSHPDIKDGKAETEQLTESSSERVRTEEKYIFEETISPGSVCPPRDQPSTSGRSRRSVAFFAVFDGHGGSEAAQFARDCLWEYIKKQRGFWSDSDREVCSAIRKGFVACHHAMWKKLPEWPKTLTGLPSTSGTTASVVVLRGNRMYVAHVGDSAIVLGVQEDPSVPFIKAVEVTQDHKPELPKERERIEGLGGSVIKKSGVNRVVWKRPRLSHNGPVRRSTIIDQIPFLAVARALGDLWSYDFYSGEFVVSPEPDTSVVILDPRKHRYIILGSDGLWNMVPPQEAISMCQKNDEEMEPCGVSSARQLVSHSLLRWRQRMLRADNTSAIVIALLEPGGSKETFHNEEVLLDLAKVSQCPPTSISRADTPLLQQPADEDSTAAMSELFPALERRDGLSGSNSFYHMTLSDPFSLSPLCSNSTMDSPGHSSLADRTVTRKTSTKRTLNGSPSSGLLAKKAKRRTDRPPLVQHNTEEKQKESVSPILQQHNKTTVCVC comes from the exons ATGGAAAACGCCTTGCTGATGCGAGTTAGTGTCTTTACTGACCAAGGAGGCCGGAAATACATGGAAGACGTGACTGAGGTCATAGTGGAGCCCGAGCCGGGGGAAGATGAGCCGACGCCGGGCGAGCAGGAGGCGGGTAATGGGGGAGCTTTTACCGTCAGCACTACGGCTGTGGACTCGCATCCAGACATTAAAGATGGAAAAGCGGAGACTGAGCAGCTTACAGAATCATCAAGTGAACGAGTTCGAACcgaagaaaaatacatttttgaggaAACCATTTCACCGGGAAGCGTGTGTCCACCTCGAGATCAACCCAGTACCTCCGGTCGCTCCCGCCGTTCCGTGGCGTTCTTCGCGGTGTTCGATGGCCACGGGGGTAGCGAGGCTGCGCAGTTTGCACGAGACTGTTTATGGGAATACATAAAGAAACAACGCGGGTTCTGGTCTGACAGTGACCGGGAGGTCTGCTCAGCTATACGCAAAGGATTTGTAGCCTGCCACCATGCTATGTGGAAGAAGCTAC ctGAATGGCCAAAAACTCTCACAGGGCTTCCTAGTACATCAGGCACCACAGCCAGTGTTGTGGTGCTCAGAGGAAACCGCATGTATGTGGCTCATGTCGGAGATTCAGCCATAGTTCTGGGTGTCCAGGAAGATCCTTCAGTCCCATTCATCAAAGCTGTCGAAGTGACCCAGGACCACAAGCCTGAATTACCCAAAGAGAGAGAACGTATCGAAGGTCTTGGAGGGAG TGTGATCAAGAAGTCAGGAGTGAACCGTGTGGTGTGGAAGAGGCCCAGACTCAGTCACAATGGTCCAGTTCGTCGGAGCACCATTATTGACCAAATACCTTTCTTGGCTGTTGCTCGAGCTTTAG GTGATTTGTGGAGTTATGACTTCTACAGCGGAGAGTTTGTGGTTTCTCCTGAGCCAGACACCAGTGTTGTGATTCTTGACCCTCGAAAACACCGCTACATCATCCTGGGGAGTGATGGTCTGTGGAATATGGTGCCACCTCAAGAGGCCATCTCCATGTGTCAGAAAAACGATGAGGAAATG GAACCATGTGGCGTATCAAGTGCCAGGCAGCTTGTAAGCCATTCGTTGCTGCGGTGGCGCCAGCGAATGTTACGTGCTGACAACACCAGCGCCATTGTGATTGCCCTGCTAGAACCTGGGGGGTCCAAAGAAACATTCCACAATGAAGAGGTGCTACTGGACCTGGCCAAAGTGTCCCAGTGTCCTCCTACATCTATATCCCGTGCAGACACTCCACTACTACAG CAACCTGCAGATGAAGACTCTACTGCTGCCATGTCTGAGCTGTTCCCTGCGCTGGAGCGACGGGATGGACTATCTGGAAGCAACAGTTTCTACCACATGACTCTGTCGGACCCTTTTAGTCTGTCACCTCTATGTTCAAACAGCACCATGGACTCGCCCGGTCACTCCAGTCTAGCCGACAGAACAGTAACCAGGAAGACATCCACCAAAAGAACTCTGAATGGATCCCCTTCGTCAGGCCTTTTGGCAAAGAAGGCTAAACGCAGAACTGACAGGCCACCGCTGGTCCAGCACAACACTGAGGAGAAACAGAAGGAGTCTGTCTCTCCCATTCTACAGCAGCATAACAAGACCACAGTGTGTGTCTGCTGA
- the ppm1da gene encoding protein phosphatase, Mg2+/Mn2+ dependent, 1Da isoform X1, producing MENALLMRVSVFTDQGGRKYMEDVTEVIVEPEPGEDEPTPGEQEAGNGGAFTVSTTAVDSHPDIKDGKAETEQLTESSSERVRTEEKYIFEETISPGSVCPPRDQPSTSGRSRRSVAFFAVFDGHGGSEAAQFARDCLWEYIKKQRGFWSDSDREVCSAIRKGFVACHHAMWKKLPEWPKTLTGLPSTSGTTASVVVLRGNRMYVAHVGDSAIVLGVQEDPSVPFIKAVEVTQDHKPELPKERERIEGLGGSVIKKSGVNRVVWKRPRLSHNGPVRRSTIIDQIPFLAVARALGDLWSYDFYSGEFVVSPEPDTSVVILDPRKHRYIILGSDGLWNMVPPQEAISMCQKNDEEMEPCGVSSARQLVSHSLLRWRQRMLRADNTSAIVIALLEPGGSKETFHNEEVLLDLAKVSQCPPTSISRADTPLLQQQPADEDSTAAMSELFPALERRDGLSGSNSFYHMTLSDPFSLSPLCSNSTMDSPGHSSLADRTVTRKTSTKRTLNGSPSSGLLAKKAKRRTDRPPLVQHNTEEKQKESVSPILQQHNKTTVCVC from the exons ATGGAAAACGCCTTGCTGATGCGAGTTAGTGTCTTTACTGACCAAGGAGGCCGGAAATACATGGAAGACGTGACTGAGGTCATAGTGGAGCCCGAGCCGGGGGAAGATGAGCCGACGCCGGGCGAGCAGGAGGCGGGTAATGGGGGAGCTTTTACCGTCAGCACTACGGCTGTGGACTCGCATCCAGACATTAAAGATGGAAAAGCGGAGACTGAGCAGCTTACAGAATCATCAAGTGAACGAGTTCGAACcgaagaaaaatacatttttgaggaAACCATTTCACCGGGAAGCGTGTGTCCACCTCGAGATCAACCCAGTACCTCCGGTCGCTCCCGCCGTTCCGTGGCGTTCTTCGCGGTGTTCGATGGCCACGGGGGTAGCGAGGCTGCGCAGTTTGCACGAGACTGTTTATGGGAATACATAAAGAAACAACGCGGGTTCTGGTCTGACAGTGACCGGGAGGTCTGCTCAGCTATACGCAAAGGATTTGTAGCCTGCCACCATGCTATGTGGAAGAAGCTAC ctGAATGGCCAAAAACTCTCACAGGGCTTCCTAGTACATCAGGCACCACAGCCAGTGTTGTGGTGCTCAGAGGAAACCGCATGTATGTGGCTCATGTCGGAGATTCAGCCATAGTTCTGGGTGTCCAGGAAGATCCTTCAGTCCCATTCATCAAAGCTGTCGAAGTGACCCAGGACCACAAGCCTGAATTACCCAAAGAGAGAGAACGTATCGAAGGTCTTGGAGGGAG TGTGATCAAGAAGTCAGGAGTGAACCGTGTGGTGTGGAAGAGGCCCAGACTCAGTCACAATGGTCCAGTTCGTCGGAGCACCATTATTGACCAAATACCTTTCTTGGCTGTTGCTCGAGCTTTAG GTGATTTGTGGAGTTATGACTTCTACAGCGGAGAGTTTGTGGTTTCTCCTGAGCCAGACACCAGTGTTGTGATTCTTGACCCTCGAAAACACCGCTACATCATCCTGGGGAGTGATGGTCTGTGGAATATGGTGCCACCTCAAGAGGCCATCTCCATGTGTCAGAAAAACGATGAGGAAATG GAACCATGTGGCGTATCAAGTGCCAGGCAGCTTGTAAGCCATTCGTTGCTGCGGTGGCGCCAGCGAATGTTACGTGCTGACAACACCAGCGCCATTGTGATTGCCCTGCTAGAACCTGGGGGGTCCAAAGAAACATTCCACAATGAAGAGGTGCTACTGGACCTGGCCAAAGTGTCCCAGTGTCCTCCTACATCTATATCCCGTGCAGACACTCCACTACTACAG CAGCAACCTGCAGATGAAGACTCTACTGCTGCCATGTCTGAGCTGTTCCCTGCGCTGGAGCGACGGGATGGACTATCTGGAAGCAACAGTTTCTACCACATGACTCTGTCGGACCCTTTTAGTCTGTCACCTCTATGTTCAAACAGCACCATGGACTCGCCCGGTCACTCCAGTCTAGCCGACAGAACAGTAACCAGGAAGACATCCACCAAAAGAACTCTGAATGGATCCCCTTCGTCAGGCCTTTTGGCAAAGAAGGCTAAACGCAGAACTGACAGGCCACCGCTGGTCCAGCACAACACTGAGGAGAAACAGAAGGAGTCTGTCTCTCCCATTCTACAGCAGCATAACAAGACCACAGTGTGTGTCTGCTGA